The Gossypium hirsutum isolate 1008001.06 chromosome D02, Gossypium_hirsutum_v2.1, whole genome shotgun sequence region GGAACAAAATTGTTGCGTTTGATTTGACCCTCCACCATGAAAATTaatagagtaaaaaaaaaaaaaaactactatcTCTCAACTTTggttaattctttttttttcatttttatggaATCTATTTTTTCGTTggtacaataaaaaatatttatatttgacatcATCTTTGAAttagataatttaattttatagaaaataaaattatcaatatttattttaattttttaataaaattatatcatttgatcAACCTGCAGTGTAGAAATATTATACGGaaggatttttttattattatctaaaatGACGGTACGTAATTGGtccattattatataaatttacatttttttagtaaaattaatatatttttttatgtttgtttattatttatagaGATTATATTTTTTGAGGttactaattatttttcttaataatgttatctctaatgtttaaattaaatttttttttgaaaatacaatatattttattattatactcAACATTTATCTTATTgacaatatataatataatattaataaaaatgatatctacttaatatttattataagtgtataaatttatataaagagAGTAGGTAAGATATAAATTcttagaaggaaaaaaaaaatcacttgggATACCTAAGTTGGGTTAGGAGAAAAATGTAAAGAAAAGCAAAAGAGGGTAACTTTGTCCAAGAAACCAACCAACAAACAACATTATGAACATCACTCAAAATCATGGATCAAAGTtggtttttaatatttaaagctCCACCTTTAGTTCCTGTTTAATttgtatttttctaaaataaaaaataataattaccaGCTATTTAGCATGTTGTCGGTAATTAGTGTTCTTGCTTTTTTTCAATAAAGGTAGTTGTTGAAAAGTATAGAAATATGTAGATTAAGCTGATTAGCCACATTTTGTTCGGATAATCATGGCGGAAAacacttttttattttctttactgtttctctaaaaaattgtattaattgaaAAAAAGGAATATTTCTTTTCCATTTTAGCTTTACTTAAAAGATTTCGATAATCTAATGAAAAATTcctcaaattttaatattgatatttatattatttgtaagttgtgtatttaatttttgtattctagtttgattattttagttttatattttttttaaatttcaatgttAGCTCAAATAGTAACAGTTaaatttataaactaaaattttgaaattaaaaagtacatataatgttaattaaattaaagtacaaagattaaataTATAACTATCATAcaaagataatattattaatcaTAAGATTTTTTTTGGTCGAAACTAAGGTATCTATCTTCAATAGTAATGTCTAATCTCTTCATCACGGGTGCTGTCTAAAGAGGTAAACGACTGATCATGAAATGTGCTCCATTCCCATAGATGAGGATCGTAACCCTAACCTCATGATTAAAGGATAAGTTGAACAACCACCACACCATACCTCTTAGTTTTATTCATGAATTTACATGCAATGAAATTCCTACAAAattctataaataataatttcttttGGGGAAAAAATAAAACATGTCCAGGCTGGTTGTATAAAGTTTAAGTGAGGAACTGGAATTATTTACGTGAATCGCAACACTTTCACATGCTATGAATTGGCACCATGTGCTTAGGAAGGATCCAAATACTTAAGAAATAATGAgcagaaaaggaaaatgaaaaaagaaaaggaaaaactccAATTATTCTCTTCAatgaataatttataaaattttgtcaGTTTCTATCAACTTGcgtaaaattatttatatatctataaaCAATCTAATTCTAATCGATTGGCTTGGAAGCTTATAATAAGACTGAAAATTTGACATTTTAGTGaactttttcttcttattttgatCATGTCATATTCATCACTGATTCAAACAAAAAGTGAAAATTCCCATTAAAACTTTTACAGAATCCATGAAAATCCCCCCATCatatttaacttaccatattatgtaataaaccaaaatatttccACACTTTTAAGAGATGATCTTCCTCCTCCTCCGGCTGATCGTTCCAGCTTCATGCCTCACGTAATTCCCATCACTATGGATCAACGGTACGTCGTTGGCTTCCTCGCCATCGTCTTCCTCCTCCGTGGCAATACGGATGCAAGAACATCGTTGTAGCGACGCGAAGAATGCGGTTGCTACACCATTGATGAACCACATAGCAACACCATCTAGCTTCCCGCACCCACCAGCAGGTGAGCTGTGAGTGGATGATGAGGATCGGACCACCCTCGGCTCATCATTATTTGAGCGGAGGTTGAAGAATCCGGAGCAGCTACTTGTAGCTGAGGTAGTGGCTGCcatgaatttggtataaaatgaaagGCTTGGAATAGGCAGAGTGAAGAGGAGGGAGGTTTGGCTGAGTTCAAGGTGTCCTTAAGGCCTAAAGTTATTAAAGATACTTGAATTATAGTCGCTGTACCATACAATATGTCTAATTCCTACATTTGCCCTTAATCCATTACGGAATTACAAATATGTCCTAAAACGTGATCATGACTGATTCGCGTGAATGTCTTTAACATGAtccatggttaaattttttatattattttataaattatagtaaaaatggACAAACTCTGCAAATTTTCAAAGGTTTTGTAGAAAAATATTCTATGGTTCTTAGGATTGATGCAAATTAGATAAAACCTcctgaaatttaaattaaataaaaagataactatccctttttttattaaccatttatatttttattcatacatacttttctctatttttaattacaaaaattgaAGTtctataaaatcaaattttacattaagtaaaatttaaatagatgaattatttaagctattttatttaaaataaattaagtatgATTATATAGAAGGTTTTAATgacaaaaaatgattaaaatgaaagcaaattaaaaaaaaatgataaaaatataactattatcattgacaagtttgaaaataaattaaaatttaattaatttaattaatcaaactcatatttttaaaaaatgtactttagttattaaaatatcatttcatttattttccttctttcattttaattaatattttatcaaagatttaattattttattttaaattaaataattgaatcaaTTGATTTgaaagttaatatataattttattaagatatttaacatttatttgcataaaactttattaaaactaaaaaaatatagttAACTAATAAAAGAGTAAAATCGTCTTTTTATCCTCGATTAgcatatttttcatcaaatttcagtTAATAAATTTACCAAACCTTTGAGAAATTTATGTACTTTTTCTCTAAAAATTATTGATGTACTTAACTCTTAATTTGAGTCTTGTCTGTTTCTCATTGACACCAATTTCTTGCTAATATGAATTTTCTCCAATTTATATGATTctatactaaataaatttattcCAAATATTTCAATAGGGATCATTACTCTGTtgattagattaaaaaaatttcaacaaatgACATTAGGATAATTATATGTatcattataataaatttaataaatatatattaaaaattttcacatattttatattaaaatcatttacttttaaaattgatttaataataaatttaagtggAATGGTaacaaatttgtattttaataCCATTGATTACATGTtcgatatttaaatttataattcttAACTATTTCAGTTAAAGATGTTATAACagtataaaatgacaaaaatgtcaTCAtagtaatattaattataatattaaaaaatatttatataattttttaactgaattaataatctaattaaaaattataccaactcaataaaatatttataaaattattatattccGGGCAGAATaataatcctttaatcaataaataatcaCGTATCTTTTTAGATGTTACTGCAAAATAGCAATTTGAAATTAGaattaacacaaaaaaaaaaaaacaatcttaGTAATATATGTTGGGAAGGAGCCGGCGGCCCTGGCCAGCTTGCACGGTTATGTGTCCCAAAGCCAGCATGGTAGACAATCACTTTTCCTTTCACGTtacttcattcttttatttttatatactttttggTATTTTACTTCATTCCTTAATTATAGCAAACTACCAATTccagtttttcctttttctcatcctattttaaccaaataattaaaaacttattacaAATAAAATTGCCATGACTTTCTAGTAATCGGCTCAATAATCCATTCCATTAGTTAAATTAGAATttccattttaaaaatattaaatatgtggtttttatattaaataaagtaattagctaatataattatttatttaattcaatattatgGTATTTGTTGGAAAACGTCAGTGACCGTCGTTGGTTGGTGGTACGCCGGTGATAATCACAAAGAAGCAGAGCAGAGTAAACCTCTTATTCAGCTGTGGTAAACCTCTTATTTTGCTCAAATGGTGTGCTAGTCGGCTTGGCTTTGTAGAACCCAGCATTCGATTTTAACTTCAATGCATACTTCCTCTAGCTTAAAACGATGCCCTTGTTTGATCGTGCTATTTCAATGCTAAGGAAATACTTCAATTCTCCCAAATCTTTCATTTTAAAACTCCCATGAAGAACCTTTTTTAACCCATCAATCATCCCAATGTCATTTCCGGTAATCAGCAAGTCATCTACATAAACAAGTAACACAACAATCTTATCACCTTATTTTTTTGTGAACAAAGAATAATCATGTTTGCTCTGAACATATCCACCATGTAAGAGAGCCTCAGTCAGCTTCAAATTCCATTGTCGAGAAGCTTGTTTCAAACCATAAAGGGACTTGAGTAAACGACAAACCTTATGCTCCCCCTGTTTACGAAAACCCTCCGGAAGGTCCATGTATACCTCTTCATACAAATCACCTTGAAGAAATGCATTATACACATCCATTTGAAAAATCAGCCAATCATTCATAGTAGCAACACTAATAAAAGTACGAACAGTAACTTGTTTCGCGATTGGAGAAAAGGCTTTTTGAAAATCCACTCCTGCTTGCCGCTGATAACATTTACCAACAACCCGTGCCTTGAAATGCTCAATGGAGCCATCAGATTTATATTTCACCTTATAAACCCATTTGCAGCCAATGGGAATCTTATCATGAAGCAATGACACCACCTCCCACGTGCCATTCTCTTCCAAAGCTTGAATTTCCTATTTCATAGCATCAATCCATCTCGAATCCAGGATAGCCTATTGATAAGTTTGGGGTTCAGTAATAGCATAAATATTAGCAACAAAAGAACGAGAATGATATGGTAAATGAGAAGAAGAATAAAACCAAGAAATGGCATACTAACCTGTCTCAAGTGAAGAAGTAGAGGATAGGTTAGAACAAACATAGTCTTGCATCCATTGTGGTTGTTTAGGAAGACGCAAAGTACGATGTAAGGGAGGTGTAGGTGATAGAGGAACAACAGGTGAATCGGGGGAAGAAACAGGAAGAACGGATGATGAATCAGATCGTGAAGCCATGATATTAGGGAGATGGGAAAAAGAATTATCAAGGTTAAGAAAAGTGGTACTATCAGATGTagggaaaaaaaaaggagattgaacatgaaatttaaaaggaaaaatattttcatgaaaaatgacATCCCGATTAACAAA contains the following coding sequences:
- the LOC107910321 gene encoding uncharacterized protein; protein product: MAATTSATSSCSGFFNLRSNNDEPRVVRSSSSTHSSPAGGCGKLDGVAMWFINGVATAFFASLQRCSCIRIATEEEDDGEEANDVPLIHSDGNYVRHEAGTISRRRRKIIS